cagagtgCCATGAGGGACAGAGGAGCAAActggggagaggagagcagccctgagggaTGCTCCAAACCCTCCCCTTGCAgatcccagctgcaggcaagCATTTGGGAAAGGAGAACTGGGCAAGGTCTCTGCAGCCAAGCCAAGAGAAGTACCAGGGAGAGCACCATTTCTTACGGCAGGCCTCGCTGATGCAGTAGGCGGACGGGACCCAAAAGTTGGAGGAGCCGGTGTCGAAGACGACGGTGAAGCTCTGTGGCGGTGTCCCCACGCTCACCACCCCGTAGTACTGAGCCTGCGGGAGGAATGAGGCCCTCAACCCCGGCAGCCTCCAGCCGGCTGCTCTGAGGAAGAGCCGAGACCGGGAGCATCCCACAGCGCTCCCTCAGGGCCTTCTGTGCAATTGCATCTGAACGGGAAGGCACGGCACACCGAGCGTGTCTGGAGCGTGACGGAGGCATTCTCCTCTTAGCCCTCACCGCAACCGCCTTCGTACGATATGTCCTACCATGAGGCCAAATGTCATTCTGAGGAGTTACAGTAACCACAAACCTATTCTCAGCAATCCCCTACACTGGACAAACACCAGTCGAATGAGCCTGAGGTGGATTCTCTGTTGATAACCCCACACTAACTCGATTCTTTGCCCTTCACTTCCTCCTCCCATTCATCATCGCAGGCCTCACACTCGTCCATCTCACCTTCCTCCACGAAACAGGATTAAAGAACCACTAGGCATCCCCTCAGACTGTGACAAAATCCTGGCAGATCCTAGGAGGTCGAATCTGCATTCGTATGGGGATCGTTTTTCTGAGTCGGGGGTTATTTGGGCGAGTCAAAAGTTTAGTGCAGTTAAGAGGATGCTTAGGGTTAGTGATAGGGCCAGTATGAATAGGATTATGTTTATTACTCTCCTCTGGGTTTAAAGCAGATTCTAAGGATTGGAAGTCAATTGTAATTAGTATACTGGAAGAGTAAGATCCTCATCAGTAGATAGAAATGTAGAGGAATAATCATACGACATCTACCAAGTGGCTTCGAGCAGCAGGTTTTACTGCAGCTGAATGAAAAACGTGTGGCATTTGTAAAGCCTTTTAAGCAAATATTCAGCTGGGTTCCCTATGGAGTCAGCAAACCCTCTTGCACTGGCTTCAGAGGTGACAAGGTCACCCTCAAGATGAAACTCTCACATGAGCACACAGACTTTCAGGCTGTTCCTTGCTGATGTCAATAAGAAAACAGTGTTGCAAAGTCAGGACGGCCTGCCCCTGCCAGCTTCAGAGGGCTCTGACCAGGGGCACAAACACTGTCTTATGTGGCTGCCCTTTTTCCTTGTAATTAGCGGTTATTCTAGCAAGTCAAAAACTATTGTGTTGCACAAACTGTTCCTGATGTACTGGACAAAGTTCATCCAGCAGATGAAGAAACCACTGACCATCCCTGGATACCAATTGAGACTGAGATAATCTGTGAACACGTGAATGCTGGAGTGAAGTGCTTATCCACATCCCGAATACAAGTGTCTGAGTGCTCCTATCTGGCCCTGGAAGAGCATTTCAGCATTAAGAGACCTATTTTTAGGAAGAGGTATTTCTGGAATTCAACCACAGATAGAAAAGCAATAGCTAGTGCCAAACTTTTTTCAGCAATACAAGTATTTGAATATGTACTTCAAGTGCACACTTGTTAATTAATAAACTGACGTTTCTGACCCCAGAATAAGCAGTCTGAATGAGACAATCTTGAAAGGGCAAGCAAGCATGCCATTTAAGAGAATATCCAACTATACAGTAGGATTCTATTTCTTCCTGCATTAAACAAACCTAAGTgatgttcattaaaaaaaaaacaaaaacaaaaacaaaactaaaacacATACAACCAGAAACCCCACATACACACTGCAATAAAACCATTCCTGGTGCTACCTGAATATGCTGGGGAAGTGGgttttgctttgttgttttgagATTTTCATTTATCCCTCTTTGAAATAAGCTTTAGAGCAGGTTGAAGTGTTTCAGTGTCCTTTGTTCTTCTTCACATACTTATTTCTTTATGGCCCTCAAGTGTCAGTAAGTTCTTGCTGAATGAATTTGGCCTTCCCTTCGATTCCATTTCCTGTTCAGGTGAAGACTTCACAACATTTCTGCAGCTTAGTTTCCCTTCAGATAAGCATAGCagaaaaaccaaataaaacagaaaacagagacCATCCAAATGGACAAAACTCCAAAACCAGGAAAGACAGCTTACAAAATGGTAGACCTGCTGACTTGCCTGTCTGAGATCCaaagaaattaatatattttcctttttcagtttaGATGGTAAATCCACCCAGGTCAGTCTCCAATATTTAATACATATTAAACTCCAGagataaaagcagaaaaataaaaaactctaCTTAAGTCTTTATCATCACTGATTTGTGATTCCACCTGATCAAATAAATGagatttgagggatttttttaaaccacaGAAGCATCCAAGAGTCTGGTAAATAGAACATGACTAAATGAAGCAATCAGATTCTGCTGTGAAAAACCCTGTAGTTTGCCAAGACTGATACAGGCAAACCTCCCATATTTCTTTGGGGACCCAACCAAGTCCACTACAGATCTGTACAAAAGTAAAACTTGTCACAGGACTACCACTGCTACTCTGCATCAGCTTTCTACTCAGGTCCCATGCTATCCTAGATCTAGACATGCTTTATTTTGCAGATTGCAACCTGTTTTTTTATGATCTAATATTTATAGCATAAAGCAACAAGACACCACAAGCTCTAAAATTTCATTGACAGACTAGATTTGAAATGTGCTGGGAAAAGAACCCTGCCTCCAGTAGAATGATGAGTCCTAATGATTGCATTACCAAAACTGTACTTACATTCATGTAATCATACAGCCTTTCTGAAGCAGTTCCTACTGATAAAGCAATATCTGCTGGGAAACAATGCAGATACCTCCGGGCAAAAACATCAGGGTGGTGATTCCTCCAAAATTCCTCTaattctcccttttccttcagCTGTTTCTTGATAGATTTGAATCGAATCAAAGGGATTCtatgcaaataaaataaacacacaaaaaaacctgaTCGTCCTTTCTAGAACTGTCATATATTccatctatttaaaaaaaaggtttcttttTTGAGACCTCAAGTAGCAACAAGCAGAGGTCACCCATGAAGCCAGCTGTGTGCCAGTGAAGGTAGAGGACTTTTCTTACCGTTCCACAGCCACGATGAGCGGGATGTAAACCACTGCCAAGAGTATTGCCCTCATGGCTCCAAGAGGTTCAGAGTCTAATGACACTCCTTTGCTCACAAGTCCCTTTTTTATGGCCTGCTGTCAGCTGAGGGCTGCTCGCCAGGTCAATCAATCGCAGGAGGTCAGTGCTTTGGCAGAAAACTGATTAATTTACCCTCAGACTGGTTTGTGCAAATAGTGGTGTCCAGTGGAGCTACTCAGATAACCAGGGCACAGTCTAGACCAAACGGACATTTAACCAACAATCCTTAATGTCTTTTACATAAATATAATTCATGAGTTGAGCTTGGCTCCTTCTAGAATGAGAAAGAGGAAGCTGTCCAAGCACTTACTGCTTTTCAAGCTTGCTTTAGTGAGATGTTGCTCAGAAGTGCTCAATGCAGAGAAAGAGGACATAATATACATCCATTTCCCTTCTGCAGGAGACAtttcagcagggctgagaaGACATTTGGTGGGCTTGTGACAAGTCACCTCCTAACAGCTGAAGTTTAATTCCTGATCTGTGAGAGAGTTCCAGTCTAAACATAAATGTGACTGCCATGCCATAAAATGGATCTTCAAAGTAAAAAACACAACAGTACAATACTGCAACATACAGTAAAAACCAGCAATAATTTTGCACACATTTCAGCAAGACATTTCGAAGAGCTCTCTTGGATTTATTTTCGGGCAAGTTTCCTGGGGTTAGTGGCTCCCACTCCTGCAGGTGAGTTCAAGTCTAGCCTGCAGAGAAATAATGGTGTCAAAAAGAGGCTGATTTGGCAGAGCATAACCCCCAGCCTGTCAGCTGcccaggaggaagcagagcacTGAGTCTGCAGTTTACTTGCAAGACTTTTTGAATCTTTCCTCTGCAGAAGAAAGAGCACTAAGCAACCACATATACAGCCTAGCATATACTAAAGCTAACTTTGAATAATCAGCCATTTTTGTTCAAAAGGCTATGGTAGGatgctgggaaaagagaaaccacttttttttcttcacaacacaccatgtatttaaaataaactgtTCACTATGCAAAGGTGAACTGGAACTAAGGAATTCTCTCAAAAGAGAGCAGATGTGCAACAGCGCAGCAAGGAGTGAATGTCAAAGGACACAGAGGAGGCAGCAGTTGTCAtcttctgctccagcagcaatgtcaagaaaaaacagcagaaaaacccAATCACACAGCATTTGTGAGCCAAGAAGGGGTCTAAATGCCCATCACAGACTTCAAATAAatacaaaggaaacaaaaaaaatttgctcCTTTAAGTCATTTCCCTTGCTATGTCAGACTGATTGAGTATGGGTATGAGAGCCTTAAAATCAATAAGTTTAGAGCTCTATTTATTAGTTGCCCCAGATTTTGAAATACAGTTTGCTTTTTCCAACATACCTCCAAAATTGTAAGGACTAAAAAATCACAGCAAAGGCTGAGCCTGGTCATCacacagctgcaggcagagctttgGAACTGAAAAAGCACCAGCATCTCTATTATAATATCTTGTTTCAAAAAATAATAGAATCTCAAAAATGCATCTTTTCTGTTgatttctattttattctaatttttttcaattatctATCTCTGAGTAATATTCCCCATTTCTCCTGAACTCAGAGGTTTTAAACAAGTTTTACAGCAAATGATCACATTTGCTGCCCCAGAGTCATCCCAGCCACTGAGGTGCAAGAGCTGGGtgctggaaatgggaatggTGAGCAAAGATTTGTGAAATCTAGAAAGAAAAGGCATTTCTCAAGGAGCCCCCACCTGTCACTTGatgcacagcagagcagatgtcATGCCCTTGGGTAGGGCAGCGCTGCTTTGACAAGAGCAAGACAATGTCTGTGCCGAGTGCCTTTATCACTTGAACTTTTCCTCAAATGCTGCAAATGCTTCTGGGAAGTCGATAATGTTCCTGTTGGAGGGCACCACGGTGACTTTGAAGACATGAAGCTTTCAAAACACCGCCTGGGTCTACTGTGAGGACTGCCTTTGCCTTAGTGCCTCCACTGAGTGGCTGATTCTCAGAAAGAACACGATTGTTCATTTTACTGCAAGTGTAGTCCTTCATTAATCCGCACACAGAGGTTATTCTTTCCCAAATTCTCTGATCTCACTCTATGTTCCAAGCAGACATTAATTTAGCTAACAGAGGTACAAAATGCAGAAACAAAAGGTCATTGTGACCTTTTTTGATAAGCTGGAATAATGATTAAACTACAGTGCAGAGGATCCCTAAGAAATAGTTATCTGCAGCTTAAAAGTTCCATTAAGGAGAAATAAttcaagtagaaaaaaaaatccatatccATATCTGCAGACTTAGTACTTTGCTAAGTTATTTGTCTACATATGGATTATTGAGAAAAAATATGCCTAAACTATACCACTGATATATTCTTAGCTATCCTCTTGTGTTGTTATCATTAGTAGGTTGTCTGAAAAAAATTTGTCAACAAGACAAGGCTTTGCTGTGGATGTCTATTCATTATTAATTATGCCAAATGCATTTGGTTTTCCACACCTTTAGTCTATAGTGCCTTAAGGGGAGGGATGTTTGCCTTCAAAAGGTGCCATGGCTGtttagaaatgaaaacaaatacaaCAATCTGCTGACAAATTCCCCACAGTGGTCCTCTGACAGGCCACAGAGCATCAAAGGAGTAAAGAAGTGTCTAAAAGGAGATTCTCATGCAGTGCAAACTGGCTTCTTGCTTCTGGGATGCCATGCACAGCACATCCCACCATCAGAGAGGGAACTTTCAGGCCCTCTATTCCACAGCACCACCACGGATGACTGTGCCATCATCTTTGTTCTCCAGGCTTGATGCCCTGCCCAGCTTCTCCATCTAAAACTGATTTTATGGCACTCAGGTCTCAGCACTGACTGCTCTCTGTCCTGTTGTAGAACTGCTCCCCAGGTGCCCTCTCTATTGTTCTCCTCCATACATTTCATAGCATCACTGCTGCATGGCACAGCCACTCATCTTGTGGGGAAAAGGCTCATAAACATCCTATAGCCTATACCCAATTGTTAGCTAAGAGCTGCTTTACATTTGAAAGCAAGTGATAGTAGAGAGCTCTATATAACTAGATTTGACCAGAAATCCAGACAGAGGCCACCTTAAGTGGTGCCTGTTCCTCAATTTTCTGCTTGCTCTGCCTTTCATTTTTCAAGAGTGTGTGGCTCTCAGCAGTCACAGATTTTGGTACTATAGCACCTAATACCCCAAAACCAATCGCAGATTGTTCAAAGAAAGCGTACTCCCTAAATATGGTAAGTGTGGGAAATTACAGCAATGAGCTGTAGATATCAAAGCAAAGAGCCAGGTGGTGAAAAGGCTATTTTCCCTTAAAACACTCTGCCAGCTTTCACATCCAAAGCTCATGGCAGAGCTATGGCCAACACACAGGCAGAACAACCACAGAATGGGTTGGATTGGAAGGAATCTTAAAGATCATGCAGTTCCAACCTCCCTGACATGGGTAGGGACAAATACAAGTCCCCAGGAAAGCCTGAAATAGCAGCAGCTCAAGATGTCAAACTATGCAGAGGTTCCTATACATGGGAATGCTCCCATGTAGAAATTAGAACTGAACAGCAAAATGGGTCATGATGTGACTAGAACAGTTTACACTGTCACATCTAAATAGCCATAACTTTTCAAAATCAGACTTATTTCACTCATAACAAGTGAAAATCTTGATGGAATCCATGGGAGTTTCTTGACAGGTTTTGGTACAGACACAggaactgcagcagcacagttgGAAAGCAGAGGGAGAACAACCTTGGCAATTTGTGATAGCATATTACATTGAGATTCAGACAAGGAGTAAAACAATGTAATGAAAAAGGCCGCACAgacaagaaataaaatgtaatgaaaaagGCCCTACACAATCAAGAGTGCCAGAGGCTATAATAAATACCATTAAATTAGGAACATAAACAGTAGAACCACTCAAGATAGCAGTTTGCCAAGTATTTGTGTTAAAGCTTTAAGATAAGTACTGGGGTGGCAAATTACACTCTGAAATCCATGTATTTGGCGCCTTTCAAAATACATCCCTGAAAGTGCCACTCATCCGGAAAGTCAGTCAAGTCTTGACAGGTATTTTAAACAACAATTTGATTATATCCGACATTTCTGCTTAAAGTTTCATGGAAGTTAAATATCTAAGCTTAAAACTTCAGTCTGCTGTGGTGTTTACTTTCCCAAGCCCATCCTTGCTGCCTGCATTGGCTACAcagacagcacagctgcagcaagaagtgaggggctggggcattGGCGTGACCCTAATTTTGTCTGGGGCAAAATCAGAGAACATTTACAGTGTGCaagaggaggaaagaaggaatGCTTGCAGGGGGAGGGCAAGCATGTGGGAGTGTGGGTGAGAGAGGGAGACCTGGGCCCTGAGTCGTCCTGTCTATAATCCCCGTCACCAAACACTCAGTCAGTTATCAGAAGCATTTCAGAGCCCTTGAGATTAATGGCTGGTGCCATGTAAACAGAGCCTTATATTGGGAAGAACGAGTTACCAACAAGCCAGTGTGCAGCAGGAGACCAAGGCAGCCTCCTGTCCCTCACAGTCCCAGCCATCTCGAGATGGGCAACAGTTTGAAAGCCATACTTGCATTTGTGCCCTCTAACAAGTGCCAGAAGTACCTCCTAGAAGACCTAGAAGAGATGCCAGTGGATAAAATGGTCGATCTGAGTGGCAGGCAGATGAGGCGGCTGCCTGTGCACATCTGCTCTTTTAGGGAATTGGTTAAGCTGTACCTGAGTGACAACAACCTGAACCATCTACCTCccgagctggagcagctgcaaaACCTGCAGATCTTGGCACTGGACTTCAACAACTTCAAAGCACTGCCTCTAGTTGTGTGCACACTGACGCAGCTGTGCATCCTCTACCTGGGCAACAACAAGCTCTGCAGCCTGCCCCTGGAGCTCCGACTCCTGCAGAACCTGAAGACGCTGTGGATCGAGTCCAACTGCCTGCAGTACCTGCCTGAGGTGGTGTGCGAGCTCAGCCTGCTCAAGACGCTGCACGCGGGCTCCAACGCCCTGCGCGGCCTCCCTCGAcagctgcagggcctgcaggagctgcgcACCATCTGGCTCTCTGGGAACCTGCTCTCCGAGTTCCCGCCCGTGCTCCTGGACATGCCCTTCCTCGAGGTGATCGACGTGGATCGCAACTCCATCCGCTTCTTCCCCAGCCTTGCTCACCTGCCTGGCCTGAAGCTGGTGATCTACGATCACAACCCCTGCAGGAATGCGCCCAAAGTGGCCAAAGGGGTGCGCAGGGTGGGCAGATGGTCAGAGGAGACCCCCGAGCCCCGCAAGCGATCGGGGGCGGTGATAGATATCACGCTGGACGAGAAGCCATTGCTACCTCCTGCCGCCAAGGCCGAGCCAGACGCCGAGCCCTGCTGATGCTAAGCTGCCCCTTCTGGCCAAGGTGGCAGCGCACTCCCACCGCTGCCCAACCTCTACCTCTCCCTTGCTTGCTGGTGTCCAGGGAGCACCACACCGCATGGCAATCTTAGGAGTACACGCACGAGCTTGGAGATAATGTGACAGCAAAACTCTTGTACAGACACCTGTCTGTCTTTTTGCAGCACCCAGCACTCTCCCTAGAACAGACTTCTTCCCTCTCCCATGCTGGGACCACACAGAGTTCACAATACAGATAAGACTCAGTTTAGATGTTTGCCATGGGTGGATTGCATGGAGCACATATGGACTTGCTGCTCCTCACCCATGGGCTCACTCTTCTCCCTTCTACCTTGTTGAGGTGTCCCAGCTCAGCTGAAAGCCACTGCTCAATGTGATCCCCACCGCTCTAAAGCAGCATTGGTCTCAAATTACTTTATCTGAAACATAGCAATACCTTTCCCTGTCTGCTGAGTGGGAAGCGGTAGCAGAGTCCTGGCTGTACTATCAAGGAAACAGCACATATGTACAGGGGgctctcctctttctttctgcaaaattcATACTGCTGAGCAGCATCCAAATGATGGTGAGGAAAGCTGTAGGCTTTGGTGCTGGGTTTTGTTACTGACAACACTGCCTCTAAGGGCAGCTGTACAGGACAAGTTTTCATGCAGgagcaaagaagaaaatcaaagtcTGACTAAAAAGGAAAAGCCACAAGAGCTGCAAAGGTAAACTTGCATGAATAAAATCCAGGCC
This Agelaius phoeniceus isolate bAgePho1 chromosome 5, bAgePho1.hap1, whole genome shotgun sequence DNA region includes the following protein-coding sequences:
- the LRRC10 gene encoding leucine-rich repeat-containing protein 10; protein product: MGNSLKAILAFVPSNKCQKYLLEDLEEMPVDKMVDLSGRQMRRLPVHICSFRELVKLYLSDNNLNHLPPELEQLQNLQILALDFNNFKALPLVVCTLTQLCILYLGNNKLCSLPLELRLLQNLKTLWIESNCLQYLPEVVCELSLLKTLHAGSNALRGLPRQLQGLQELRTIWLSGNLLSEFPPVLLDMPFLEVIDVDRNSIRFFPSLAHLPGLKLVIYDHNPCRNAPKVAKGVRRVGRWSEETPEPRKRSGAVIDITLDEKPLLPPAAKAEPDAEPC